A window from Pagrus major chromosome 4, Pma_NU_1.0 encodes these proteins:
- the LOC140994858 gene encoding membrane progestin receptor gamma-B-like isoform X1 yields the protein MLSLIRLPRVFTINQVPKVFHEDSIISGYRHPRSSATDCILSLFQLTNETLNIWTHFLPTWYFLWKLVSVVLIQTAWQDSFTWPLLMFLLSCCIYPLASSCAHTFSSMSARARHICFFFDYGALSFYSLGSAISYSAYVFPDKWVNGVFHQCYVSIAVVNTVICTAIACYSRLGLPYWQYNHDTIKRFPECQSPKFSKYLRVFAFAYPYLFDNIPLFYRVFLCVGEGCTDNDTNLLHFYHIALAFLTGFLFATHLPERLAPGSFDYIGHSHQLFHVCGILGTHFQMKAIEQDMVTRRPWLLEHSIPITSTHSAGAALFCVVVNLIIILLYSLPLLSATACQEKKHDKQPKKTSVKAGRCC from the exons ATGCTCAGCCTCATCAGATTACCACGAGTCTTCACCATCAATCAAGTGCCCAAA GTTTTCCATGAGGACAGCATCATCTCCGGCTACAGACACCCCCGCAGCTCGGCCACCGACTGCATCCTGAGCCTCTTCCAGCTGACCAATGAGACGCTCAACATCTGGACCCACTTTCTGCCCACCTG GTACTTCCTATGGAAACTAGTGTCCGTGGTCCTGATTCAGACAGCATGGCAGGACTCCTTCACCTGGCCTCTGCTGATGTTCCTGCTCTCCTGCTGCATTTATCCGCTGGCGTCAAGCTGCGCTCACACGTTCAGCAGCATGTCGGCGCGGGCACGCCACATCTGCTTCTTCTTCGACTACGGCGCCCTCAGTTTCTACAGCCTGG GTTCAGCTATCAGCTACTCAGCTTATGTTTTCCCGGACAAGTGGGTGAATGGCGTCTTCCATCAGTGCTACGTCTCCATCGCTGTGGTCAACACTGTCATCTGCACCGCCATCGCCTGCTATTCCAG GCTTGGCTTACCATACTGGCAATATAATCATGACACCATAAAGAG attCCCTGAGTGCCAGAGTCCAAAGTTCAGCAAATACCTGCGTGTTTTTGCCTTTGCCTACCCGTACCTGTTTGACAACATTCCTCTGTTCTACAGG gtgtttctgtgtgttggGGAAGGCTGCACAGACAATGACACCAACCTCCTCCACTTCTACCACATCGCCTTGGCTTTCCTCACAGGCTTTCTGTTTGCCACACATCTACCTGAGCGCCTGGCACCTGGCAGCTTCGATTACATAG GTCACAGCCATCAACTCTTCCATGTGTGCGGCATCCTGGGCACCCACTTCCAGATGAAGGCCATCGAACAGGACATGGTGACACGGCGCCCCTGGCTCCTTGAACACTCTATCCCCATCACCTCTACTCACTCAGCGGGTGCAGCGCTGTTTTGTGTTGTGGTGAATTTGATCATCATCCTCCTGTACAGTctacctctcctctctgccacagCCTGCCAAGAGAAGAAACATGATAAACAGCCAAAGAAAACCTCAGTCAAGGCCGGCCGCTGCTGCTAA
- the LOC140994858 gene encoding membrane progestin receptor gamma-B-like isoform X2: MLSLIRLPRVFTINQVPKVFHEDSIISGYRHPRSSATDCILSLFQLTNETLNIWTHFLPTWYFLWKLVSVVLIQTAWQDSFTWPLLMFLLSCCIYPLASSCAHTFSSMSARARHICFFFDYGALSFYSLGSAISYSAYVFPDKWVNGVFHQCYVSIAVVNTVICTAIACYSRFPECQSPKFSKYLRVFAFAYPYLFDNIPLFYRVFLCVGEGCTDNDTNLLHFYHIALAFLTGFLFATHLPERLAPGSFDYIGHSHQLFHVCGILGTHFQMKAIEQDMVTRRPWLLEHSIPITSTHSAGAALFCVVVNLIIILLYSLPLLSATACQEKKHDKQPKKTSVKAGRCC; this comes from the exons ATGCTCAGCCTCATCAGATTACCACGAGTCTTCACCATCAATCAAGTGCCCAAA GTTTTCCATGAGGACAGCATCATCTCCGGCTACAGACACCCCCGCAGCTCGGCCACCGACTGCATCCTGAGCCTCTTCCAGCTGACCAATGAGACGCTCAACATCTGGACCCACTTTCTGCCCACCTG GTACTTCCTATGGAAACTAGTGTCCGTGGTCCTGATTCAGACAGCATGGCAGGACTCCTTCACCTGGCCTCTGCTGATGTTCCTGCTCTCCTGCTGCATTTATCCGCTGGCGTCAAGCTGCGCTCACACGTTCAGCAGCATGTCGGCGCGGGCACGCCACATCTGCTTCTTCTTCGACTACGGCGCCCTCAGTTTCTACAGCCTGG GTTCAGCTATCAGCTACTCAGCTTATGTTTTCCCGGACAAGTGGGTGAATGGCGTCTTCCATCAGTGCTACGTCTCCATCGCTGTGGTCAACACTGTCATCTGCACCGCCATCGCCTGCTATTCCAG attCCCTGAGTGCCAGAGTCCAAAGTTCAGCAAATACCTGCGTGTTTTTGCCTTTGCCTACCCGTACCTGTTTGACAACATTCCTCTGTTCTACAGG gtgtttctgtgtgttggGGAAGGCTGCACAGACAATGACACCAACCTCCTCCACTTCTACCACATCGCCTTGGCTTTCCTCACAGGCTTTCTGTTTGCCACACATCTACCTGAGCGCCTGGCACCTGGCAGCTTCGATTACATAG GTCACAGCCATCAACTCTTCCATGTGTGCGGCATCCTGGGCACCCACTTCCAGATGAAGGCCATCGAACAGGACATGGTGACACGGCGCCCCTGGCTCCTTGAACACTCTATCCCCATCACCTCTACTCACTCAGCGGGTGCAGCGCTGTTTTGTGTTGTGGTGAATTTGATCATCATCCTCCTGTACAGTctacctctcctctctgccacagCCTGCCAAGAGAAGAAACATGATAAACAGCCAAAGAAAACCTCAGTCAAGGCCGGCCGCTGCTGCTAA